In the genome of Panthera uncia isolate 11264 chromosome B3 unlocalized genomic scaffold, Puncia_PCG_1.0 HiC_scaffold_1, whole genome shotgun sequence, one region contains:
- the SHF gene encoding SH2 domain-containing adapter protein F isoform X2, translating to MLKMQDFESGKPHPSLREPCCDDLTSISLVHSKFLGFHEVLNSLLPGVRTLLAILEDYADPFDVQETAEGPAGASGAPEKVPENDGYMEPYEAQKMMAEIRSSKETAAQPLPLYDTPYEPEEEGTTPEGEGTSWPRESRLPEDDERPPEEYDQPWEWKKERISKAFAVDIKVIKDLPWPPPVGQLDSSPSLPDGDRDISGPASPLPEPSLEDGSAQFEGSEKSCLSPGREEKGRLPPRLSAGNPKSAKPLNVEPSSPLGEWTDPALPLENQVWYHGAISRTDAENLLRLCKEASYLVRNSETSKNDFSLSLKSSQGFMHMKLSRTKEHKYVLGQNSPPFSSVPEIVHHYASRKLPIKGAEHMSLLYPVAIRTL from the exons ATGCTTAAAATGCAAGACTTTGAATCTGGCAAACCTCACCCAAGTCTCAGAGAGCCTTGCTGTGATGACCTCACCTCCATATCCTTGGTTCATAGCAAGTTCCTCGGCTTCCACGAGGTGCTCAACAGCCTGCTTCCAGGAGTCCGTACCCTG TTGGCAATCCTAGAAGACTATGCGGACCCATTTGACGTTCAGGAGACTGCTGAAGGCCCAGCAGGAGCTTCAGGAGCTCCAGAGAAGGTCCCTGAAAATGATGGCTACATGGAGCCCTATGAGGCCCAAAAGATGATGGCTG AGATCCGGAGCTCCAAGGAGACAGCAGCTCAGCCCCTGCCTCTGTATGACACGCCCTATgagccagaggaggaggggacCACCCCAGAGGGTGAGGGGACCTCCTGGCCCCGGGAGTCCCGTCTGCCAGAGGATGATGAGAGGCCCCCTGAGGAGTATGACCAGCCCTGGGAATGGAAGAAGGAGCGGATTTCCAAAGCCTTTGCAG TTGACATTAAGGTCATCAAAGACCTACCTTGGCCTCCACCGGTGGGACAGCTGGAcagcagcccctccctgcctgatGGGGACAGGGACATCTCCGGTCCAGCCTCACCCCTCCCTGAGCCCAGCCTGGAGGACGGCAGCG CCCAATTTGAAGGATCTGAGAAGAGCTGCCTGTCACCTGGCCGGGAGGAGAAGGGGCGGCTACCTCCCCGACTCTCTGCAGGGAACCCCAAGTCAGCCAAGCCCCTAAACGTGGAACCCAGCAGCCCCCTGGGGGAGTGGACAGACCCAGCACTGCCTCTGGAAAACCAGGT CTGGTACCACGGGGCCATCAGTCGAACAGATGCCGAGAACCTGCTCCGCCTGTGCAAAGAGGCCAGCTACCTGGTGCGCAACAGTGAGACCAGCAAGAATgatttctccctgtccctcaa gaGCAGTCAGGGCTTCATGCACATGAAGCTGTCCCGGACCAAGGAACACAAGTACGTGCTGGGCCAGAACAGCCCGCCCTTCAGCAGCGTCCCTGAAATCGTGCACCACTACGCCAGCCGCAAGCTGCCCATTAAGGGGGCCGAGCACATGTCCCTGCTCTACCCTGTGGCCATTCGGACTCTGTAG
- the SHF gene encoding SH2 domain-containing adapter protein F isoform X4, which translates to MLLSGAPPAGSGPGQRAQGSSGSGPGGSRRGAGGAGAGPGGGGSGGVAKWLREHLGFRGGGGGGGGGKPAPPEPDYRPPAPSPAAPPAPPPDILAAYRLQRERDFEDPYSGGPSSSAAAPATPAVPGPTPPPRHGSPPHRLIRVETPGPPAPPPEERISGPPASSDRLAILEDYADPFDVQETAEGPAGASGAPEKVPENDGYMEPYEAQKMMAEIRSSKETAAQPLPLYDTPYEPEEEGTTPEGEGTSWPRESRLPEDDERPPEEYDQPWEWKKERISKAFAVDIKVIKDLPWPPPVGQLDSSPSLPDGDRDISGPASPLPEPSLEDGSAQFEGSEKSCLSPGREEKGRLPPRLSAGNPKSAKPLNVEPSSPLGEWTDPALPLENQVWYHGAISRTDAENLLRLCKEASYLVRNSETSKNDFSLSLKSSQGFMHMKLSRTKEHKYVLGQNSPPFSSVPEIVHHYASRKLPIKGAEHMSLLYPVAIRTL; encoded by the exons ATGTTACTGAGCGGAGCTCCTCCCGCGGGCTCCGGCCCGGGGCAGCGGGCGCAGGGGAGCTCGGGGAGCGGCCCGGGGGGGTCGCGCCGAGGCGCCGGGGGAGCGGGAGCCGGCCCAGGAGGGGGCGGCAGTGGCGGAGTGGCCAAGTGGCTCCGGGAGCACCTGGGCTTCCGCGGAGGGGGCGGCGGCGGAGGTGGGGGCAAGCCGGCGCCCCCGGAGCCGGACTACCGTCCCCCCGCACCCTCCCCGGCCGCGCCCCCTGCGCCACCCCCGGACATCCTGGCCGCCTACCGGCTGCAGAGGGAGCGCGACTTCGAAGACCCGTACTCTGGGGGGCCGTCCAGCTCCGCTGCTGCCCCAGCCACCCCCGCCGTCCCCGGCCCCACGCCGCCCCCGCGCCACGGCTCGCCTCCCCACCGCCTTATTCGGGTTGAGACCCCTGGCCCCCCAGCGCCCCCTCCCGAGGAGCGGATCTCTGGACCCCCCGCCAGCAGCGACAGG TTGGCAATCCTAGAAGACTATGCGGACCCATTTGACGTTCAGGAGACTGCTGAAGGCCCAGCAGGAGCTTCAGGAGCTCCAGAGAAGGTCCCTGAAAATGATGGCTACATGGAGCCCTATGAGGCCCAAAAGATGATGGCTG AGATCCGGAGCTCCAAGGAGACAGCAGCTCAGCCCCTGCCTCTGTATGACACGCCCTATgagccagaggaggaggggacCACCCCAGAGGGTGAGGGGACCTCCTGGCCCCGGGAGTCCCGTCTGCCAGAGGATGATGAGAGGCCCCCTGAGGAGTATGACCAGCCCTGGGAATGGAAGAAGGAGCGGATTTCCAAAGCCTTTGCAG TTGACATTAAGGTCATCAAAGACCTACCTTGGCCTCCACCGGTGGGACAGCTGGAcagcagcccctccctgcctgatGGGGACAGGGACATCTCCGGTCCAGCCTCACCCCTCCCTGAGCCCAGCCTGGAGGACGGCAGCG CCCAATTTGAAGGATCTGAGAAGAGCTGCCTGTCACCTGGCCGGGAGGAGAAGGGGCGGCTACCTCCCCGACTCTCTGCAGGGAACCCCAAGTCAGCCAAGCCCCTAAACGTGGAACCCAGCAGCCCCCTGGGGGAGTGGACAGACCCAGCACTGCCTCTGGAAAACCAGGT CTGGTACCACGGGGCCATCAGTCGAACAGATGCCGAGAACCTGCTCCGCCTGTGCAAAGAGGCCAGCTACCTGGTGCGCAACAGTGAGACCAGCAAGAATgatttctccctgtccctcaa gaGCAGTCAGGGCTTCATGCACATGAAGCTGTCCCGGACCAAGGAACACAAGTACGTGCTGGGCCAGAACAGCCCGCCCTTCAGCAGCGTCCCTGAAATCGTGCACCACTACGCCAGCCGCAAGCTGCCCATTAAGGGGGCCGAGCACATGTCCCTGCTCTACCCTGTGGCCATTCGGACTCTGTAG
- the SHF gene encoding SH2 domain-containing adapter protein F isoform X1, which yields MLLSGAPPAGSGPGQRAQGSSGSGPGGSRRGAGGAGAGPGGGGSGGVAKWLREHLGFRGGGGGGGGGKPAPPEPDYRPPAPSPAAPPAPPPDILAAYRLQRERDFEDPYSGGPSSSAAAPATPAVPGPTPPPRHGSPPHRLIRVETPGPPAPPPEERISGPPASSDRLAILEDYADPFDVQETAEGPAGASGAPEKVPENDGYMEPYEAQKMMAEIRSSKETAAQPLPLYDTPYEPEEEGTTPEGEGTSWPRESRLPEDDERPPEEYDQPWEWKKERISKAFAAQFEGSEKSCLSPGREEKGRLPPRLSAGNPKSAKPLNVEPSSPLGEWTDPALPLENQVWYHGAISRTDAENLLRLCKEASYLVRNSETSKNDFSLSLKSSQGFMHMKLSRTKEHKYVLGQNSPPFSSVPEIVHHYASRKLPIKGAEHMSLLYPVAIRTL from the exons ATGTTACTGAGCGGAGCTCCTCCCGCGGGCTCCGGCCCGGGGCAGCGGGCGCAGGGGAGCTCGGGGAGCGGCCCGGGGGGGTCGCGCCGAGGCGCCGGGGGAGCGGGAGCCGGCCCAGGAGGGGGCGGCAGTGGCGGAGTGGCCAAGTGGCTCCGGGAGCACCTGGGCTTCCGCGGAGGGGGCGGCGGCGGAGGTGGGGGCAAGCCGGCGCCCCCGGAGCCGGACTACCGTCCCCCCGCACCCTCCCCGGCCGCGCCCCCTGCGCCACCCCCGGACATCCTGGCCGCCTACCGGCTGCAGAGGGAGCGCGACTTCGAAGACCCGTACTCTGGGGGGCCGTCCAGCTCCGCTGCTGCCCCAGCCACCCCCGCCGTCCCCGGCCCCACGCCGCCCCCGCGCCACGGCTCGCCTCCCCACCGCCTTATTCGGGTTGAGACCCCTGGCCCCCCAGCGCCCCCTCCCGAGGAGCGGATCTCTGGACCCCCCGCCAGCAGCGACAGG TTGGCAATCCTAGAAGACTATGCGGACCCATTTGACGTTCAGGAGACTGCTGAAGGCCCAGCAGGAGCTTCAGGAGCTCCAGAGAAGGTCCCTGAAAATGATGGCTACATGGAGCCCTATGAGGCCCAAAAGATGATGGCTG AGATCCGGAGCTCCAAGGAGACAGCAGCTCAGCCCCTGCCTCTGTATGACACGCCCTATgagccagaggaggaggggacCACCCCAGAGGGTGAGGGGACCTCCTGGCCCCGGGAGTCCCGTCTGCCAGAGGATGATGAGAGGCCCCCTGAGGAGTATGACCAGCCCTGGGAATGGAAGAAGGAGCGGATTTCCAAAGCCTTTGCAG CCCAATTTGAAGGATCTGAGAAGAGCTGCCTGTCACCTGGCCGGGAGGAGAAGGGGCGGCTACCTCCCCGACTCTCTGCAGGGAACCCCAAGTCAGCCAAGCCCCTAAACGTGGAACCCAGCAGCCCCCTGGGGGAGTGGACAGACCCAGCACTGCCTCTGGAAAACCAGGT CTGGTACCACGGGGCCATCAGTCGAACAGATGCCGAGAACCTGCTCCGCCTGTGCAAAGAGGCCAGCTACCTGGTGCGCAACAGTGAGACCAGCAAGAATgatttctccctgtccctcaa gaGCAGTCAGGGCTTCATGCACATGAAGCTGTCCCGGACCAAGGAACACAAGTACGTGCTGGGCCAGAACAGCCCGCCCTTCAGCAGCGTCCCTGAAATCGTGCACCACTACGCCAGCCGCAAGCTGCCCATTAAGGGGGCCGAGCACATGTCCCTGCTCTACCCTGTGGCCATTCGGACTCTGTAG
- the SHF gene encoding SH2 domain-containing adapter protein F isoform X5: MEPYEAQKMMAEIRSSKETAAQPLPLYDTPYEPEEEGTTPEGEGTSWPRESRLPEDDERPPEEYDQPWEWKKERISKAFAVDIKVIKDLPWPPPVGQLDSSPSLPDGDRDISGPASPLPEPSLEDGSAQFEGSEKSCLSPGREEKGRLPPRLSAGNPKSAKPLNVEPSSPLGEWTDPALPLENQVWYHGAISRTDAENLLRLCKEASYLVRNSETSKNDFSLSLKSSQGFMHMKLSRTKEHKYVLGQNSPPFSSVPEIVHHYASRKLPIKGAEHMSLLYPVAIRTL; encoded by the exons ATGGAGCCCTATGAGGCCCAAAAGATGATGGCTG AGATCCGGAGCTCCAAGGAGACAGCAGCTCAGCCCCTGCCTCTGTATGACACGCCCTATgagccagaggaggaggggacCACCCCAGAGGGTGAGGGGACCTCCTGGCCCCGGGAGTCCCGTCTGCCAGAGGATGATGAGAGGCCCCCTGAGGAGTATGACCAGCCCTGGGAATGGAAGAAGGAGCGGATTTCCAAAGCCTTTGCAG TTGACATTAAGGTCATCAAAGACCTACCTTGGCCTCCACCGGTGGGACAGCTGGAcagcagcccctccctgcctgatGGGGACAGGGACATCTCCGGTCCAGCCTCACCCCTCCCTGAGCCCAGCCTGGAGGACGGCAGCG CCCAATTTGAAGGATCTGAGAAGAGCTGCCTGTCACCTGGCCGGGAGGAGAAGGGGCGGCTACCTCCCCGACTCTCTGCAGGGAACCCCAAGTCAGCCAAGCCCCTAAACGTGGAACCCAGCAGCCCCCTGGGGGAGTGGACAGACCCAGCACTGCCTCTGGAAAACCAGGT CTGGTACCACGGGGCCATCAGTCGAACAGATGCCGAGAACCTGCTCCGCCTGTGCAAAGAGGCCAGCTACCTGGTGCGCAACAGTGAGACCAGCAAGAATgatttctccctgtccctcaa gaGCAGTCAGGGCTTCATGCACATGAAGCTGTCCCGGACCAAGGAACACAAGTACGTGCTGGGCCAGAACAGCCCGCCCTTCAGCAGCGTCCCTGAAATCGTGCACCACTACGCCAGCCGCAAGCTGCCCATTAAGGGGGCCGAGCACATGTCCCTGCTCTACCCTGTGGCCATTCGGACTCTGTAG
- the SHF gene encoding SH2 domain-containing adapter protein F isoform X3, translating into MLLSGAPPAGSGPGQRAQGSSGSGPGGSRRGAGGAGAGPGGGGSGGVAKWLREHLGFRGGGGGGGGGKPAPPEPDYRPPAPSPAAPPAPPPDILAAYRLQRERDFEDPYSGGPSSSAAAPATPAVPGPTPPPRHGSPPHRLIRVETPGPPAPPPEERISGPPASSDRLAILEDYADPFDVQETAEGPAGASGAPEKVPENDGYMEPYEAQKMMAEIRSSKETAAQPLPLYDTPYEPEEEGTTPEGEGTSWPRESRLPEDDERPPEEYDQPWEWKKERISKAFAAGTTGPSVEQMPRTCSACAKRPATWCATVRPARMISPCPSRAVRASCT; encoded by the exons ATGTTACTGAGCGGAGCTCCTCCCGCGGGCTCCGGCCCGGGGCAGCGGGCGCAGGGGAGCTCGGGGAGCGGCCCGGGGGGGTCGCGCCGAGGCGCCGGGGGAGCGGGAGCCGGCCCAGGAGGGGGCGGCAGTGGCGGAGTGGCCAAGTGGCTCCGGGAGCACCTGGGCTTCCGCGGAGGGGGCGGCGGCGGAGGTGGGGGCAAGCCGGCGCCCCCGGAGCCGGACTACCGTCCCCCCGCACCCTCCCCGGCCGCGCCCCCTGCGCCACCCCCGGACATCCTGGCCGCCTACCGGCTGCAGAGGGAGCGCGACTTCGAAGACCCGTACTCTGGGGGGCCGTCCAGCTCCGCTGCTGCCCCAGCCACCCCCGCCGTCCCCGGCCCCACGCCGCCCCCGCGCCACGGCTCGCCTCCCCACCGCCTTATTCGGGTTGAGACCCCTGGCCCCCCAGCGCCCCCTCCCGAGGAGCGGATCTCTGGACCCCCCGCCAGCAGCGACAGG TTGGCAATCCTAGAAGACTATGCGGACCCATTTGACGTTCAGGAGACTGCTGAAGGCCCAGCAGGAGCTTCAGGAGCTCCAGAGAAGGTCCCTGAAAATGATGGCTACATGGAGCCCTATGAGGCCCAAAAGATGATGGCTG AGATCCGGAGCTCCAAGGAGACAGCAGCTCAGCCCCTGCCTCTGTATGACACGCCCTATgagccagaggaggaggggacCACCCCAGAGGGTGAGGGGACCTCCTGGCCCCGGGAGTCCCGTCTGCCAGAGGATGATGAGAGGCCCCCTGAGGAGTATGACCAGCCCTGGGAATGGAAGAAGGAGCGGATTTCCAAAGCCTTTGCAG CTGGTACCACGGGGCCATCAGTCGAACAGATGCCGAGAACCTGCTCCGCCTGTGCAAAGAGGCCAGCTACCTGGTGCGCAACAGTGAGACCAGCAAGAATgatttctccctgtccctcaa gaGCAGTCAGGGCTTCATGCACATGA